The segment TTGTTGTTTTACATATTTTTAGTTAAAATTATTATACTATTAGTTATATATATTTAAATATTAGTAAATAATGAAAATGTCTGTATGAATTGTTGATGGATACAGTGATATCCTTTGACAGTTTATGTGAATGTTTAATTATTTTTTCAAGAGTTTAAAATGTGTCTTGTTTTAAAGTATATTTAAACCACCTATTTTTTTATATTATTAGGATAAGATGTGTTTTATTTAGTTTTACCCTGGTTTATTTATCTTGACTGTATGGATTATGATTAATGTAAGTATTCCAGTATAGAATTAAATTTTATAAGTAATTTTAGGACGTGTATTAAATATGGATTTTACAAAACCAAGAGGAACAAGGGATTTTCTAATAGAGGATATGAAGGAACGTAAATACGTTGAAAATACCATTAGAAAGACAGTTGAAAGTTATGGATTCAATGAGATAAAAACGCCGATATTTGAGGATTTGGAACTGTTTACCACAAAAAGTGGAGATGCAATAAAGGAGGAGATTTATCACTTCCAGGATAAGGGCGGCCGTGACTTGGCATTAAGGCCGGAACTTACAGCCAGCGTGTCACGTTTATATGACAACAACCTCCAGAAGAGTGCAAAACCGTTGAAGATGTACTACTTCGGCAGCTGTTTCAGATATGAACGACCACAGGCAGGACGTTTCAGACAGTTCTGGCAGTTTGGCGTGGAGGTTATAGGTGGAACACCCGTCTATAACGAGGCCGAGATAATAGCAATGGCAAACGAGACCCTTAAAAGATTGAAGATTCAAAACTATGAGGTTGCAATAGGCCATTTGGGAATAATAAAGGGTGTTCTAAACCACCTGGATATCCCATCAGATAAACAGACACAAATCATTGCCAGTATCGATAAGCAAGATTATGATTTGCTTGATGAAATCCTTACAACATGCAATGTCAACGATGAATATAAAAACATCATCACAAGCATCATCAATGTCAACGGCTCACATGATGATTTAAACAGCATCCGGGATTTACTGCTGGACATACCAGAAAGTATGGAAGCATTAGAGCAGTTGAATGAAATATTGACCGTTGTTGAGGCATTCGGATTTGATGATTATACCGTGAAGTTATCCATTGCACGTGGTCTTGACTATTACACGGGCGTCGTATTTGAGATATATGTACCCGAGCTTGGTGCCCAAAAACAGATTACCGGTGGTGGAACATACAAGCTAACAAGCCTATTTGACAGTGAAGACGTAGAATCCACGGGATTTGCATTTGGTTTTGACCGTATCATGGAAGCGTTCCACAAGCAGAAACTTGAAGTGGAAGAGGACAACTACAACAAGGTACTTGTCGTTCCTATCAAGAAGGAATTCAAAATGGAAGCCATCAAGGTTGCACAATTACTTAGAAATGCAGATATCATAACGGACATTGACCTTAAGGGCAAGAAGCTTAAGAAAAATCTGTCCTTTGCAAACAGCAACAACATCAACAATGTAGTGTTGATTGGAGCACAGGAAGTTGAGGATGGTACCGTTACGTTAAAGCATATGGATAGCAAAGAGCAGGTAACAATTCCACGTGATGAACTTGTGGACAATATACTAAACGAGTAGGGAAGTGTATTGTATGATTGAACCTAACTTTAGGCATGAAATCAATGGTAAAAAGTTAGCAACCGCCATTGTCCAGGATTATAATACAAATGAAGTGCTGATGCTTGCATTTATCGATAAAGATGCTTATATCAAAACAGTAAAAACCAAGAAGGCACACTTCTATAGTACCAGCAGAAATAAAATATGGCTTAAGGGTGAAGAGTCAGGCCATACACAGGAAGTACAAAAGATACTCTTTGACTGTGACAGGGATGCCGTGATATTCAAGGTCAAACAGAATGGTGGAGCATGTCATACTGGTCATTATTCCTGCTTCTATAGCGTGCTGTCAAGTGACAATAACAGTCTTATAGAATTTGGCGATAAGGTATTTGACCCGGATGAAATCTATAGCAAGTAGGTGTAATCCATGAAAATTGTACCTGATACCAGCATTATTATAGATCAAATGCTTACCAAACTGATAGAGGATTGTTTTGAAAATGCGGAAGTGCTGATACCGGAGGCCGTGCAGTCAGAGATTGAAAACCATGCAAACAGAAGAAAGGATATTGGATATAGTGGTATTGATGAGCTAAAGAGGCTGCGTACCCTTGCTGATGAGGGAGTTATTGACCTTAAGTATGTCGGCAGACGTCCACAGTTGGATGAGGTTTCACTTGCACGCGGTGGTGAAATAGATGCGATGATCAGGGATATTGCAAGAAAACACAACGCCACCCTGGTTACCAGTGACAGACTTCAAAGTCAGATAGCAGAGGCACAGGGCATTGACACATACTTCTACCAGAAGCAGGCCCCGCAAATTGTTAAAACCGAACTTGAGAAGTACTTTGCAGATGACATATCAAGCATACATCTTAGGGAAAATACCGTGCCAATGGCCAAGCGTGGAAAGCCCGGTCAAATCGAGTTGATTGAACTTGACTATGTTCCGCTTAGATATAATGACCTTGACAGGATAACGAATGAACTGTTGGCTCAGACCCAGCTTAGACAGGACGCATTTATTGAAATAGAAAAAAATGGAGTGAAAGTCATTCAATTCGGCAATTTAAGAGTAACTGTTGCCAAACGTCCATTTGCGGATGGATTTGAGATAACTGCCATTAAACCTGTTAACAGGCTTGACTTGATAGACTACGACGTTTCCGAGAAGTTGCTTAAAAGATTATCCGATGAGGCTAAGGGAATACTTGTAGCAGGTTCTCCAGGTGCGGGTAAGTCAACCTTTGCCCAGGCTTTGGCGGAATATTATCATTATGATTTGGAAAAGATTGTTAAGACCATGGAAAATCCTAGGGACTTGAATCTTGATGATAACATTACACAGTATGCTCCACTGGAGGGAAGCATGGAGGATACGGCTGACATACTTCTTCTTGTGAGGCCGGACTTCACTTTGTTTGATGAGGTTAGAAAGACCCGTGACTTTGAAATATACTCAGATATGAGACTTGCGGGTGTGGGAATGATTGGAATTGTCCATGCTACACGTGCAATTGATGCAATTCAAAGATTTCTGGGACGATTGGAGTTGGGTGTCATCCCATCTGTCATCGATACTACAATCTATATAGAGGATGGTGAGATTAGATCAGTCTACTCCATTGAACTGACAGTCAAGGTGCCTACCGGTATGATTGAGGCTGACTTGGCAAGGCCTGTTATAGAAATAAAGGATTTGGAAACTGAGGAATTGCTGTATGAAATATATACATATGGTGAACAGACAATCGTGATGAACGTCAACAAGCCGAAGGATTCAAATAAGGAGGACAAGTCATCAGTTGACAAGATTGTAACCCGTGTCATTAGAAATGAAATTTACAGGATAGTGCCTAACGTGGCTGTTGAGATATCACTGTTGTCAAATAACCGTGCACTTGTAGAGATTGACCCTGAATATGCAGGTACCATTATAGGCAAGAACGGCAAGACAATAGAGAAAATAGAGGAAAGAGCCGGTATAAGCATTGAAGTGCAGGACTTGGAAGTCAAGGAAATTGAGGACAAGAAGATTATCCCTGTAAGCATTTCCGGCAACTATATCTCACTTAACTTTAGAAAAGAGGATATTGGTGCAAGTTATGATATCATAGTTGAAGGAGAGTATCTTTTTACCGCTACTGTTGGTAAAAAGGCCAATATCAGACTTAAAAGAAATATTGAGATGGGCGAGATTATCATCAAAGCCATGAAAAAGGATGAACCGGTATATGCCAGACTAAGAAATGAGGACTTTTATTAAGCATTGAATTATTCGGGAGATTATTATTATGAAATTCAGTATTTCAACTCATGGATTGTATCCTGCAAAGATTGAAAATGTTTTGGAGTTTATTGACAGGGTTCACTTCAGGTATTTGGAGATTGTTAAGGAATATCCATATTATGATGTGACAAGCGATGACCTATCAAGTTATGATATTAACTGCAGCATTCACTCACCAATCAGTGACATTAACATAGCAAGCCATATGGACAAAATCAGGGAGGCTTCAATCAGGGAGATTGAAGATTCCTTCAGGATGGCCAATGATATCAATGCCGAATGTGTCGTGGTTCATCCGGGTACAATTTCTTCGATGGCATATAAGTTTACCGATAAGATTTTGGAGTACAACACGGACAGCCTAGTTAAGTGTCAACGACTTGCCGAGGAGTATGGCGTCAGGATGTGTCTTGAAAACATGCCCTTGGTTGATGGACTGCTGTACTCGAATATTGATGCCCTCTTTGAGTTTGTTGAACAGACACTTCACTGTGACATTTGTATGGACGTGGGACATGCATATACCAATGCATTCGGCGTTGATGAGATGTTCAAATCAAGTGATATCCGTCACGTGCATCTTAGCGACAATGACGGCTCATATGATATGCATGACGCGTTAGGCTCCGGGGATATTGACTTTGTAGGGGTATTTGACACTCTTGAAAGGATTAAATATGACGGCATATGTGTCATTGAGGTTAAAAGTCTTGCCAATGTATATAAGAGCATTGACTATTTGAAGAGTATTGAAAGGATTTAGGTGTTTATTATGATGAATTCTATTTTAAAGGATGACCGTGTAATAGTTATTGATGAACATGCCCATAACCTATATAATAAGCGTTATTATGGTAACCTTACCAATATCGGACTGGAGTTATCACTCATTGAAGCATTGTATCTTTTAAACAAGGACAAGATACTTATCTTTGATGGTGAAAACATCGTTGATGAAAAACGTTTGACTGGCATCATAAAGGACAGGCATATCTATTCCCATTATCTTGTCTATAGTGACCTTCGTACACGCGGCTATATCATCAAGACCGGATTTAAGTATGGAAGTGACTTCAGGATATATGAGCGTGGACATAGCCCCGGTGACGGTCATTCCAGTTTTCTTGTGAAGATTTTGTCAGAGGAACAGAACATTAATGTCACTGACTTTTCAAGCTATGTTCGTGTAGCTCATGGTGTCCGTAAGACTTTGCTGTTGGCTGTTGTTGATGACGAGTATGACATTACCTATTATAATGTTGAATGGACAAGGCCGTAACAGGTTTGTAGAGTGTTAAAAAGAATGGGATTTTACTTGGAAAGAATAATCTCAAAAAGCGAAAATGTAAAAAGGATTATTTGAAAGAAATAATTATTAAAGAAAAATCTAAAAAAATATATTATGACATATTAATATTATCTTTGAAATTAGTTTAAGGAGTGTTTTAATTTGAATATGATTGATCCATGGGGTTCTTCCATCATTGACTATGAGAAGCTCACACAACAGTTTGGTATAAAGGCATTTAAGGATGTTGTAGGTGACATTCCGGATGCCAGTAAATTGATGACCAGAGGAATCATCTTTGGTCATAGGGATTATGAAAAGATAACCGATGCATTGAATAACAACAAGAAATTTGCTACCATGACCGGTATGATGCCCAGCGGCCGTATGCATATCGGACATAAGATGGTTGTGGATCAGCTTAAGTGGTATCAGTCCATGGGCTCTGACATCTACCTGTCAATTGCGGATATGGAGGCATATGCTGCACGTAACATAAACAAGGAGGAGTCAAGACGCCTTGCATTGGAGGAGTACATCGTCAATTATATTGCATTGGGCCTTGATGTTACAAGGGATAACTTCCATTTGTATCTGCAATCGGAAAATGATGACGTTAAAAACCTGGCGTATCTGATTGGTAAGAAGATTACATTTAGCCAGATGCGTAGTATCTACGGTTTTGACAACAGTACCAACATATCTCATATCTACACGCCGCTTTTGCAGGTAGCCGACATTTTGCATCCACAACTGGAGGAACATGGCGGTCCTAAACCCGTCATTGTACCTGTCGGTCCCGACCAGGACCCACATATAAGACTTACAAGGGACATTGCGGCAAAGTTTAATGAAGAGTACTCCTTTGTTGAGCCGTCAGCTACGTTCCACCGCTTCATGACCGGCCTTACGGGAGAGAAGATGAGCAGCAGCAAACCTAAAACCGCAATATACTTAACCGATACTGTTAAGGATGCTGTTAAAAAGACCAAAAGTGCCAAGACGGGCGGACGTGACAGTCTTAAAGAGCAGAAGGAACTTGGAGGACAGCCGGATAAGTGTTCAATATATGAGTTGCTTGTATACCATCTGGTGGATGATGACAGTAAACTGGAAGAAATCAAGGACAAATGTCTCAATGGTGAAATTCTCTGTGGCGAGTGTAAGGCATGTGCCTGTGAGCTGTTAGAGAAAATGTTTGAAGACTTGAACTCAAAAAGAAGCGAAGCCGAAGAGATTGCCGAAAACCTACTGTAAGCAGAATTAAAGCAATGGCTTCAGGTAAAGTTTATTAATTATTATCTACTAAAAGGTTATTATTAACGAAGTGATGAATGTGAATGTGAATATTAAAAAGATAAGTGTTGACTATTTTAACAGAATGAAGTATTACTGTTTATTATCAATGGTGATTTTTGTTGCATTTCTTCTGTTATCATACTTTTATCCATCATTCTTTAGTAGCATAATGAGTCAGGCTCTGCAGAACATGCGTGATGGTGTAACTAATGGACAGATACTTCTTGAGACAACGTCATTATTTATAAATAACTTTACGGTTGCTCTAAACATTTATACCAGCGGCATCTACCTGAGCATTCCGTCACTTTATCT is part of the Methanosphaera sp. BMS genome and harbors:
- the hisS gene encoding histidine--tRNA ligase, which produces MDFTKPRGTRDFLIEDMKERKYVENTIRKTVESYGFNEIKTPIFEDLELFTTKSGDAIKEEIYHFQDKGGRDLALRPELTASVSRLYDNNLQKSAKPLKMYYFGSCFRYERPQAGRFRQFWQFGVEVIGGTPVYNEAEIIAMANETLKRLKIQNYEVAIGHLGIIKGVLNHLDIPSDKQTQIIASIDKQDYDLLDEILTTCNVNDEYKNIITSIINVNGSHDDLNSIRDLLLDIPESMEALEQLNEILTVVEAFGFDDYTVKLSIARGLDYYTGVVFEIYVPELGAQKQITGGGTYKLTSLFDSEDVESTGFAFGFDRIMEAFHKQKLEVEEDNYNKVLVVPIKKEFKMEAIKVAQLLRNADIITDIDLKGKKLKKNLSFANSNNINNVVLIGAQEVEDGTVTLKHMDSKEQVTIPRDELVDNILNE
- the hisI gene encoding phosphoribosyl-AMP cyclohydrolase, with amino-acid sequence MEPNFRHEINGKKLATAIVQDYNTNEVLMLAFIDKDAYIKTVKTKKAHFYSTSRNKIWLKGEESGHTQEVQKILFDCDRDAVIFKVKQNGGACHTGHYSCFYSVLSSDNNSLIEFGDKVFDPDEIYSK
- a CDS encoding PINc/VapC family ATPase, with protein sequence MKIVPDTSIIIDQMLTKLIEDCFENAEVLIPEAVQSEIENHANRRKDIGYSGIDELKRLRTLADEGVIDLKYVGRRPQLDEVSLARGGEIDAMIRDIARKHNATLVTSDRLQSQIAEAQGIDTYFYQKQAPQIVKTELEKYFADDISSIHLRENTVPMAKRGKPGQIELIELDYVPLRYNDLDRITNELLAQTQLRQDAFIEIEKNGVKVIQFGNLRVTVAKRPFADGFEITAIKPVNRLDLIDYDVSEKLLKRLSDEAKGILVAGSPGAGKSTFAQALAEYYHYDLEKIVKTMENPRDLNLDDNITQYAPLEGSMEDTADILLLVRPDFTLFDEVRKTRDFEIYSDMRLAGVGMIGIVHATRAIDAIQRFLGRLELGVIPSVIDTTIYIEDGEIRSVYSIELTVKVPTGMIEADLARPVIEIKDLETEELLYEIYTYGEQTIVMNVNKPKDSNKEDKSSVDKIVTRVIRNEIYRIVPNVAVEISLLSNNRALVEIDPEYAGTIIGKNGKTIEKIEERAGISIEVQDLEVKEIEDKKIIPVSISGNYISLNFRKEDIGASYDIIVEGEYLFTATVGKKANIRLKRNIEMGEIIIKAMKKDEPVYARLRNEDFY
- a CDS encoding sugar phosphate isomerase/epimerase — protein: MKFSISTHGLYPAKIENVLEFIDRVHFRYLEIVKEYPYYDVTSDDLSSYDINCSIHSPISDINIASHMDKIREASIREIEDSFRMANDINAECVVVHPGTISSMAYKFTDKILEYNTDSLVKCQRLAEEYGVRMCLENMPLVDGLLYSNIDALFEFVEQTLHCDICMDVGHAYTNAFGVDEMFKSSDIRHVHLSDNDGSYDMHDALGSGDIDFVGVFDTLERIKYDGICVIEVKSLANVYKSIDYLKSIERI
- the endA gene encoding tRNA-intron lyase; its protein translation is MNSILKDDRVIVIDEHAHNLYNKRYYGNLTNIGLELSLIEALYLLNKDKILIFDGENIVDEKRLTGIIKDRHIYSHYLVYSDLRTRGYIIKTGFKYGSDFRIYERGHSPGDGHSSFLVKILSEEQNINVTDFSSYVRVAHGVRKTLLLAVVDDEYDITYYNVEWTRP
- a CDS encoding tryptophan--tRNA ligase, whose translation is MIDPWGSSIIDYEKLTQQFGIKAFKDVVGDIPDASKLMTRGIIFGHRDYEKITDALNNNKKFATMTGMMPSGRMHIGHKMVVDQLKWYQSMGSDIYLSIADMEAYAARNINKEESRRLALEEYIVNYIALGLDVTRDNFHLYLQSENDDVKNLAYLIGKKITFSQMRSIYGFDNSTNISHIYTPLLQVADILHPQLEEHGGPKPVIVPVGPDQDPHIRLTRDIAAKFNEEYSFVEPSATFHRFMTGLTGEKMSSSKPKTAIYLTDTVKDAVKKTKSAKTGGRDSLKEQKELGGQPDKCSIYELLVYHLVDDDSKLEEIKDKCLNGEILCGECKACACELLEKMFEDLNSKRSEAEEIAENLL